The following are encoded together in the Mycosarcoma maydis chromosome 4, whole genome shotgun sequence genome:
- a CDS encoding RNA-DNA hybrid ribonuclease (related to Ribonuclease H) yields MGRAGKGGGYYAVQKGKQQGIFHTWTECEAATKGFSGAVFKKFDSEAAAQAFVHGNGYSAASNAVSNTTSVSNGADRSYTPYATAYSNKQRKQAQKAREAPGRPSCPAPKPRAQPSCSSHVPQARVQQSYGNVVFPNASSSRTGPQRTSTVYCDGSSIGNGRTTARAGWGVFFEDPELHHLNESRRLPGDKQTNNRAELMALIRAVQLCPNDGRQLLIMTDSKYSMQTVTEWLPKWRQNGFKTLAGADVQNQDLIVELDKQLSGRHPRPKLEHVKAHVGIHGNEIVDRMAKYGASLPRDDSSDLSMRSNAPESHVMRDSEANSPAFSINISINPTNEQAHVSW; encoded by the coding sequence ATGGGCAGAGCTGGTAAGGGTGGCGGCTACTACGCCGTACAGAagggcaagcagcaaggaATCTTTCATACGTGGACCGAGTGCGAGGCTGCTACCAAAGGATTTTCGGGCGCCGTGTTCAAGAAGTTCGACAGCGAAGCTGCGGCGCAGGCGTTCGTGCACGGCAATGGGTATAGCGCAGCTAGCAATGCTGTGAGCAACACCACGAGCGTTTCGAACGGCGCTGATCGATCGTACACTCCTTACGCTACGGCTTATTCGAATAAGCAGAGGAAGCAGGCTCAAAAGGCTCGAGAGGCTCCCGGACGTCCTTCATGCCCGGCTCCAAAGCCTCGTGCACAGCCATCTTGCAGCAGCCACGTCCCACAAGCTCGTGTGCAACAGTCGTATGGTAACGTTGTGTTCCCCAAcgcttcctcttctcgCACAGGCCCACAGCGCACGAGTACCGTCTACTGCGACGGCAGCTCGATCGGCAACGGTCGAACCACGGCGCGTGCCGGCTGGGGCGTATTCTTTGAAGATCCTGAGCTGCACCACTTGAACGAATCACGTCGTTTGCCCGGTGACAAACAGACCAACAATCGCGCCGAACTCATGGCTCTTATCCGTGCAGTTCAGTTGTGTCCGAACGACGGACGTCAACTGTTGATAATGACAGACAGCAAGTACAGCATGCAAACAGTGACCGAGTGGCTGCCAAAATGGAGACAGAATGGGTTCAAGACGCTTGCGGGCGCAGATGTTCAGAACCAAGATCTGATCGTCGAATTGGACAAGCAGTTGAGTGGTAGGCATCCACGTCCAAAGCTTGAACATGTGAAGGCGCACGTGGGCATCCATGGTAACGAGATTGTCGATCGCATGGCAAAGTACGGCGCAAGTCTGCCGCGCGACGATTCAAGCGACTTGAGCATGAGATCCAACGCGCCAGAGTCTCATGTGATGAGAGATAGCGAGGCAAACTCGCCCGCTTTCTCGATCAACATCTCCATCAACCCAACAAACGAGCAGGCGCACGTGAGTTGGTGA